A part of Desulfomicrobium apsheronum genomic DNA contains:
- a CDS encoding hybrid sensor histidine kinase/response regulator, protein MLDCSVQERDLRPFMEVMEDPGRSLTIDQAASSAMAGIFALPASGHFNFGFTSSALWFRFSIKEEPRSANRRGLPSAWILDPGWNVYDTIHLYVPRPDASGGWQVHAAGNLLAKTGEPERRHFLLPEDLSEPLTCYLRVTGLRPIMVSPHITTVDRALHVNSLKVLGTGLVIGYFLTMAFGHLFVWLYAGIDKFKWSIPGNLGFASFVALTSYQHLVSFRNLTEIIMVVGLVTQGFLALVIRAVMDTRIYNRILDRLLLGSVFLVFLAAAVGPFLPEHLHGSLSMRIVMPVAFIGAWACVDNLKRNRTVSIIFLAAWGGTVFDTLIYNRAANGGAAFMHPMMMWVGFIAEALAMAFLLAYFTSSISSQRQAAEAMAEAKSIFLAGMSHEIRTPMTAILGFLNLAMQSGGTGPLRQYLRKIQASARHLLGIINDILDVSRIEEGKIHLESKPFEVENLLRETADILVPRAFENANELVVCLGPGVPRRIEGDFLRLEQVLVNLGGNAVKFTKSGTVVIDVSLPGQVAPEEGKTALRFQVSDTGIGIEADVLPRLFQSFEQAHGSTARIFGGTGLGLNISRRLVQLMGGDIDVSSTPGKGSTFAFTIPFVVSEETGENVYLSPTRYADLSVLFVEDNASARAAMEDIALRLGLDMRVAGTADEALRMAAEERFDAILLDWDLPDMTGIELASRLREAGVADGIPVAVMSSLARPEMEGLQPAFFGTRAILAKPLTLSTVEDVLRLLVFQEEIVDEEGEALHAEELRNLEQVRGMRILVVDDNAFNRELFEVMLTQAGAELETLTNGREAVRRLLDSDRLLPEVVLMDVHMPEMDGYEATRIVRKDARCARLPIIALTADVVEENRALCLDAGMNDRLTKPVEAGPLFEALSRWGRSGRGAQSSSCAASGEGVE, encoded by the coding sequence ATGCTGGATTGTTCGGTCCAAGAGCGCGACCTGCGCCCATTCATGGAGGTCATGGAAGATCCCGGCAGATCCCTGACCATCGACCAGGCCGCCTCTTCGGCCATGGCGGGAATATTCGCTCTTCCGGCATCCGGACACTTCAACTTCGGCTTTACGTCCTCGGCCCTGTGGTTTCGCTTTTCGATCAAGGAGGAGCCGCGATCGGCTAATCGCCGGGGACTCCCTTCCGCCTGGATTCTCGATCCCGGCTGGAACGTCTACGACACCATCCATCTGTATGTTCCCCGGCCTGATGCTTCCGGCGGCTGGCAGGTCCATGCGGCCGGAAACCTCCTTGCGAAAACCGGAGAGCCCGAACGGCGGCACTTTCTTCTTCCGGAAGATCTCTCGGAACCCCTCACGTGCTACCTGCGCGTGACCGGCCTGCGGCCGATCATGGTCAGTCCGCATATCACCACCGTGGATCGCGCCCTGCATGTCAACAGCCTCAAGGTCCTCGGAACGGGTCTGGTCATCGGCTATTTTCTGACCATGGCCTTTGGCCATCTTTTCGTCTGGCTCTATGCCGGCATCGACAAATTCAAGTGGTCCATACCCGGCAATCTCGGTTTTGCCTCCTTCGTGGCCCTGACCAGCTATCAGCACCTCGTAAGTTTCCGAAATCTTACGGAAATAATCATGGTCGTCGGTCTCGTGACCCAGGGGTTCCTGGCCCTGGTCATCCGGGCCGTCATGGATACGAGGATCTACAACAGGATTCTCGACAGGCTTCTGCTCGGAAGCGTCTTCCTCGTGTTTTTGGCCGCCGCCGTGGGGCCGTTTCTGCCGGAGCATCTGCATGGAAGCCTCTCCATGCGCATCGTCATGCCCGTGGCGTTCATCGGCGCCTGGGCCTGTGTCGACAACCTGAAGCGCAACCGGACGGTATCGATCATCTTTCTCGCAGCATGGGGCGGAACGGTTTTTGACACCTTGATTTACAACAGGGCGGCCAACGGCGGAGCCGCGTTCATGCACCCCATGATGATGTGGGTCGGTTTCATTGCCGAGGCGTTGGCCATGGCCTTTCTGCTGGCCTATTTCACTTCTTCCATCTCGTCGCAGCGCCAGGCGGCCGAGGCCATGGCCGAGGCCAAGAGCATTTTCCTGGCCGGAATGAGCCACGAGATCCGCACCCCCATGACCGCCATTCTGGGATTTTTGAACCTGGCCATGCAGTCCGGGGGGACAGGACCGCTGCGGCAGTATCTGCGCAAGATCCAGGCATCTGCCCGGCATCTGCTGGGAATCATCAATGACATCCTCGACGTTTCCAGGATCGAGGAAGGCAAGATCCACCTGGAGTCGAAACCCTTCGAGGTGGAGAACCTGCTGCGCGAAACGGCTGATATTTTGGTGCCGCGCGCTTTTGAAAACGCGAACGAGCTGGTTGTCTGCCTCGGCCCGGGGGTACCCCGGCGTATCGAGGGTGATTTTTTGCGACTGGAGCAGGTGCTGGTCAATCTTGGGGGCAATGCCGTCAAATTCACCAAGAGCGGCACGGTCGTCATTGATGTGAGCCTGCCCGGGCAGGTTGCGCCGGAAGAGGGCAAGACGGCGCTGCGCTTTCAGGTCAGCGACACGGGCATCGGCATCGAGGCGGATGTCCTGCCCCGTCTGTTCCAATCTTTCGAGCAGGCCCACGGATCAACGGCCAGGATTTTTGGCGGGACGGGACTCGGACTGAACATCAGTCGTCGGTTGGTGCAGCTTATGGGTGGGGATATCGATGTCTCAAGCACTCCCGGCAAGGGTTCAACCTTTGCGTTCACGATTCCGTTCGTCGTGTCCGAAGAAACCGGAGAAAACGTCTATCTCTCGCCAACCAGGTATGCGGATCTCTCCGTTCTTTTCGTCGAGGACAATGCTTCGGCCAGAGCGGCCATGGAAGACATCGCGCTTCGGCTGGGGCTGGACATGCGCGTTGCCGGCACGGCTGACGAAGCACTTCGCATGGCGGCTGAAGAAAGATTCGATGCGATCCTTCTGGATTGGGATCTGCCGGACATGACCGGGATTGAGCTCGCCTCGCGTCTGCGTGAGGCCGGTGTCGCCGACGGGATTCCGGTCGCCGTCATGTCGAGCCTGGCCCGTCCGGAAATGGAGGGTCTGCAACCGGCATTTTTCGGGACCCGGGCGATTCTGGCCAAGCCGTTAACGCTTTCCACGGTGGAGGACGTGCTGCGCCTGCTCGTGTTCCAGGAAGAGATCGTGGACGAGGAGGGCGAGGCCCTGCACGCCGAGGAGCTTCGCAACCTGGAGCAGGTACGGGGCATGCGCATCCTGGTGGTGGACGACAATGCATTCAACCGCGAACTTTTCGAGGTCATGCTCACGCAGGCCGGAGCGGAGCTGGAAACGCTGACCAACGGCCGGGAGGCCGTGCGTCGCCTGCTGGATTCGGACCGGCTGTTGCCGGAAGTTGTACTCATGGATGTGCACATGCCCGAGATGGACGGATACGAGGCCACGCGAATTGTTCGCAAGGATGCCAGGTGCGCCCGGCTTCCCATCATCGCCCTGACCGCCGACGTGGTAGAGGAAAACAGGGCGCTTTGTCTGGATGCGGGGATGAACGACAGATTGACCAAGCCTGTGGAGGCCGGGCCGCTTTTCGAGGCCCTGAGCAGATGGGGTCGGTCCGGGAGAGGCGCCCAGAGCTCCTCCTGCGCCGCGTCCGGGGAAGGTGTCGAGTGA
- a CDS encoding Hpt domain-containing protein, whose translation MNSNAAILVLDMDEALLRFSGNRQIFVKLLLRFLELNAQVREKAEGVVQGGDCDEIVLFFHSIKGGAANLSAKRLAAQSALLENLARVGDVEGIKQELPAFHALFEEVAIAARELSDSTP comes from the coding sequence ATGAACAGTAACGCGGCGATTCTGGTTCTGGACATGGACGAGGCGCTGTTGAGGTTCAGCGGGAACAGGCAGATTTTCGTGAAGCTTCTGCTGCGATTTCTGGAGCTTAACGCGCAGGTTCGGGAAAAGGCGGAAGGGGTCGTGCAGGGCGGCGATTGCGATGAAATCGTCCTGTTCTTTCACTCCATCAAGGGTGGGGCTGCAAACCTTTCGGCCAAGAGGCTGGCCGCCCAGAGCGCGCTTCTTGAAAATCTGGCCCGGGTCGGAGACGTGGAGGGCATCAAGCAGGAACTTCCTGCCTTCCATGCTCTTTTCGAAGAGGTCGCCATCGCGGCCCGAGAACTCAGCGATTCCACCCCCTAG